Proteins from a genomic interval of Cheilinus undulatus linkage group 15, ASM1832078v1, whole genome shotgun sequence:
- the ppig gene encoding peptidyl-prolyl cis-trans isomerase G, whose product MGVKAQRPRCFLDIGISNVLVGRVIVELFSDICPKTCENFRCLCTGEKGIGKGTQKPLHYKGCLFHRIVKDFMIQGGDFSEGNGRGGESIYGGFFEDESFAVKHNKEYLLSMANRGKDTNGSQFFITTKPSPHLDGVHVVFGHVISGQEVVQTMENQKTDPNSRPYAEVKVLNCGELVPKSKAKKDEKKREQASSSSSSSSSDSDSSSKSSSDSEESEKESKKRKKKAKKLKKKQKKKEKKKSEAESAEEKEQEDLVTSTVRPEEIPPIPENRFLMRRSPQEVQKPKEETEKNERNKEERPRESAGISFNSRSAYHRRLVMTRSGRKIKGRGPRRYRTPSRSRSRSRDRFRRSETPPHWRLEMNRQRMRAVTGERWIKGDKGDMNEAKDDAAKPPRRERRTSNTKHENAAEAKKDKKTRPHRSKSKDKDTAEKDEKQNKHKAKKRDKSHSRSKSREKSKRSKSRDRAHKHKSDDKRGRSKSKDRSAAKKEKESESNHSRDREKGHETDKKNKEDAKGRNGERVRAKSKSKERSVTKDRHRSNSRSRDKNRVAPSKDKEEKRDRDRARDRSRSQERRHSNNRENKKRGSSRDKDRRTRSPDRNKPRDSHRSRRSRSKSNKRDHSKERSSHRKDRDREATTRRRRRSSSSDSDRDGKRRSRKSPDARKGRANSTSKSRERRSPAKPRPDSTKGKDGRSVSKRKKSSSSSSSDSD is encoded by the exons ATGGGGGTCAAGGCTCAGCGCCCTCGATGCTTCCTTGACATAGGAATCAGTAATGTGCTTG TTGGTAGAGTCATAGTGGAACTGTTTTCTGACATCTGTCCCAAAACCTGTGAAAACTTTAGATGCCTCTGCACGG GTGAGAAAGGCATCGGGAAAGGAACCCAAAAACCACTCCACTACAAAGGATGTCTGTTCCATCGAATTGTAAAAGACTTCATGATTCAAGGAGGAGACTTCAGTGAAG GTAACGGAAGAGGAGGTGAATCCATCTATGGAGGCTTTTTTGAAG ATGAGAGCTTTGCTGTAAAACACAACAAGGAGTACCTACTTTCTATGGCTAACAGGGGCAAAGACACTAATGGATCACAGTTTTTCAT AACAACGAAACCTTCGCCACATCTGGACGG TGTCCATGTGGTTTTTGGCCATGTAATCTCTGGCCAAGAGGTTGTTCAAACCATGGAGAACCAGAAAACGGACCCTAACAGCCGACCATACGCTGAGGTCAAAGTGTTGAATTGTGGAGAGCTAGTCCCAAAATCAAAAG CAAAGAAAGATGAGAAAAAGAGGGAGCAAGCCTCATCCAGTTCCAGCAGTAGCTCCAGCGACTCTGATAGCTCATCCAAATCATCCTCTGATTCTGAGGAATCAGAGAAGGAATctaagaagaggaaaaagaaggccaaaaagctaaaaaagaaacagaagaagaaggagaagaaaaa GTCTGAGGCTGAAAGTGCTgaagaaaaagaacaagaagATTTAGTTACTTCTACTGTACGTCCTGAAGAAATACCTCCCATCCCAGAGAATCGGTTCCTCATGAGGAGGAGTCCCCAGGAGGTGCAGAAGCCAAAGGAGGAGACGGAAAAGAATGAACGAAATAAAGAAGAGAGGCCAAGAGAGAG tGCCGGCATTTCATTTAACTCTCGGTCAGCATATCACAGAAGACTCGTGATGACACGGTCCGGGAGAAAGATTAAAGGCAGGGGTCCAAGG CGGTACCGAACTCCATCACGCTCTCGCTCAAGGTCCAGAGATCGTTTTCGGCGCAGTGAAACCCCTCCGCACTGGCGCCTGGAGATGAATCGTCAGAGGATGAGGGCCGTAACTGGGGAGCGCTGGATAAAGGGGGACAA AGGTGACATGAATGAAGCCAAGGATGACGCTGCCAAACCTCCCAGACGAGAGAGACGGACGTCTAACACAAAGCATGAAAACGCAGCTGAGGctaaaaaagacaagaaaactCGGCCACATAGATCCAAAAGCAAAGACAAGGACACTGCCGAGAAGgatgagaaacaaaacaaacacaaggcaaagaaaagggacaaatcTCATAGCCGTAGTAAAAGCAGAGAGAAGAGTAAGaggtcaaaaagcagagatAGGGCACACAAGCACAAAAGTGATGACAAAAGAGGTCGCTCAAAGAGCAAAGACCGAAGTGCTGCTAAGAAAGAAAAGGAGTCAGAATCCAATCATAGTAGAGATAGAGAGAAGGGTCATGAGACGgataaaaagaataaagaagaCGCCAAAGGAAGAAATGGGGAGAGAGTTAGAGCAAAGTCAAAAAGCAAGGAAAGATCAGTGACAAAAGATAGGCACAGGTCTAACAGCAGGAGCAGGGATAAGAACAGAGTGGCACCTtcaaaagacaaagaagaaaaacgAGACAGAGACAGGGCCAGAGACCGCAGCAGGAGTCAGGAGAGACGACACAGTAACAACCGAGAGAATAAGAAACGAGGATCCTCCAGGGATAAAGACCGTCGGACGAGAAGCCCCGACAGAAACAAACCTAGAGACTCTCACAGAAGCAGGCGCTCCAGAAGCAAGAGCAACAAAAGAGACCACAGCAAAGAGCGCTCATCTCACAGAAAGGACCGAGACAGAGAGGCTACCACCAGGAGGAGGAGACgaagcagcagctctgacagcGACAGAGACGGGAAAAGGAGGAGCCGAAAGAGCCCGGACGCCAGAAAAGGCAGGGCGAATAGTACCTCAAAATCTAGAGAAAGAAGAAGCCCGGCCAAACCCAGGCCAGACAGTACAAAAGGTAAAGATGGCAGAAGTGTCAGCAAGAGGAAGAAATCAAGCTCGAGCTCAAGCTCTGACAGTGACTAA
- the fastkd1 gene encoding FAST kinase domain-containing protein 1, mitochondrial, producing MFRLRCVNSFLRRLLHSGTVNRDQVLEQLRVCSVADQVFDVVGKNTAKLSVNHVSLAVGMLWEFQKEKPQILRTIDLVKNHPQFLTLRVLAENKIAHMEDSELIDMLYNFLRFNVDQHDSLVQQMVSEAWLRIERLSLASLSKFAICLNDQQLHHSPLMGHITHIVDQKLPSIDDVRILSTLMISVSSLVSPRLRDSLITRADLLLDSMDHSHYNNPRRIVQFLRSMKYIHRPLLEKCNEIFLSNIPSMDAENISIVLGLCQSLQYNNCDFRLAVKQRLTELIDSSTDPFSFSKLFVALAPMASQEMREGLENNALLLADEFSPHQALAVSEALEEIQSRNLSLLNKVASVIQRNLHVYKPVEVARITQAFLMLQYQNPELFSTLRTTLLKFLQGSIIPYEVTMLARVLSMLPSIRLDEGIISRVEAVVPQCNLNDLNAISFAVSKWVRNDPSYRHNTPSKYVRLLQTLNRCGHERLQTAERLDLLLEELKYISGEWFEEMLVEETMVTLKKMIDQISWTNGPELALFLTRINHICPPLMDQIANVAIKDMDKIYHSAIYAIILPFSVLNYDPVQADELYDACIQRITPHISSFDPHLLVLLAYAFAVADTFPEVLVREIFSINFLGKLDAQLETLPDALNMRTRLRLMELNRAICLECPEFQVPWFHEHYCKQLQKKGNGSLSPAQQQIHRILGEVLGGINCVRGAVVTPYYYKIDFECVLDKRLQPVPYSEPSTLQISDMGKVHWGTSSVENGIDELPPGAQRVAVDFLDPRSFCKNSHHMKGEALMRKRHLEILGYRVVQIPHFEWNSMELSTRDAWKEYLKKKIFKELSS from the exons ATGTTTAGGCTCCGTTGTGTGAACTCCTTCCTCCGGAGGCTCCTTCACAGTGGGACAGTGAACAGAGACCAGGTTCTGGAGCAGCTGCGGGTCTGCTCTGTGGCAGACCAGGTGTTTGATGTGGTGGGCAAGAACACAGCCAAACTCTCAGTGAACCATGTCAGCCTGGCTGTGGGGATGCTGTGGGAGTTTCAGAAAGAGAAGCCTCAAATTCTCAGGACTATTGATCTTGTCAAGAACCACCCACAGTTTTTGACTCTCCGGGTCTTGGCGGAGAACAAAATTGCACACATGGAGGATTCTGAGTTAATCGATATGCTTTATAATTTCCTGAG GTTTAATGTGGATCAACATGATTCTCTAGTTCAGCAAATGGTGTCAGAAGCATGGCTCAGAATAGAAAG ACTTTCTCTGGCGTCCCTGTCCAAGTTTGCAATATGTCTAAATGATCAGCAGCTTCATCACAGCCCTCTGATGGGACACATCACACACATTGTTGATCAAAAGCTGCCATCTATTGATGATGTCAG AATCCTCTCCACCCTGATGATAAGTGTGTCGTCCCTGGTGTCTCCCCGACTTCGGGACAGCCTCATCACCAGAGCAGACCTTTTGCTCGACTCCATGGATCATTCACATTACAACAACCCTCGGAGAATAGTGCAGTTCTTGCGCAGCATGAAGTACATCCACCGGCCCCTGCTGGAGAAGTGCAACGAGATCTTCTTGTCAAACATTCCCAGTATGGACGCTGAGAATATCAGCATCGTCttggggttgtgtcagtcccTGCAGTACAACAACTGCGACTTCAGACTGGCTGTGAAGCAAAGACTGACAGAGCTGATCGACTCCAGCACCGATCCTTTCTCATTCAGTAAACTCTTTGTGGCTCTGGCTCCGATGGCCAGTCAGGAGATGAGAGAGGG GTTGGAGAATAACGCCCTCCTATTGGCAGATGAGTTCAGCCCACACCAGGCTCTGGCTGTGAGTGAAGCTCTGGAGGAGATTCAGAGCAGGAATCTTAGCTTACTCAACAA agtAGCATCAGTAATCCAAAGAAACCTTCACGTCTACAAGCCAGTGGAAGTAGCCAGAATCACCCAAGCCTTTCTTATGTTGCAGTACCAGAATCCTGAACTCTTCTCTACTCTGAGAACCACTCTGTTAAA GTTTTTACAGGGCAGCATCATCCCCTACGAGGTCACCATGCTGGCCCGCGTTCTCTCCATGCTGCCCAGCATTCGACTTGACGAGGGCATCATCTCCCGGGTGGAGGCGGTGGTGCCACAGTGCAACCTCAACGACCTCAACGCCATTTCTTTTGCCGTGTCCAAGTGGGTGCGCAATGACCCCTCCTACCGCCACAACACCCCCAGCAAGTACGTTCGCCTGCTGCAGACCCTGAACCGCTGCGGTCATGAGAGGCTGCAGACTGCTGAACGGCTCGACCTGCTGTTGGAGGAGCTCAAGTACATTTCGGGGGAGTGGTTTGAGGAGATGCTGGTGGAGGAGACGATGGTGACACTGAAGAAGATGATAGACCAGATCAGCTGGACCAATGGGCCTGAGCTGGCTCTGTTCTTAACCAGGATAAACCACATCTGCCCTCCTTTGATGGACCAAATCGCCAATGTGGCCATTAAAGACATGGACAAG atttatcaCTCTGCAATATATGCCATCATACTTCCCTTCTCTGTCCTCAATTATGATCCTGTTCAAGCAGATGAGTTGTATGATGCTTGCATCCAACGTATCACTCCTCATATCA GCTCCTTTGACCCACATCTGCTAGTCCTCCTGGCGTATGCCTTTGCTGTTGCTGACACTTTTCCTGAAGTACTCGTCAGAGAAATCTTCAGTATCAACTTCCTGGGAAAGCTGGACGCACAACTAGAAA CCCTCCCTGATGCCCTCAACATGCGGACGAGACTGCGCCTCATGGAGCTCAATCGTGCCATTTGCCTCGAGTGTCCTGAGTTTCAGGTTCCCTGGTTTCATGAGCACTACTGCAAACAATTACAAAAGAAAG GGAATGGTTCTCTCAGTCCAGCTCAACAGCAAATCCATAGAATACTGGGGGAAGTTCTGGGCGGTATAAACTGTGTTCGAGGAGCAGTCGTCACTCCATATTATTACAAAATAG acttTGAATGTGTCTTGGACAAACGCCTTCAGCCGGTGCCATACAGCGAGCCAAGCACTCTGCAGATCTCAGACATGGGGAAGGTTCACTGGGGGACGAGCTCAGTAGAAAACGGCATTGATGAGCTGCCACCTGGAGCTCAAAG AGTTGCCGTGGATTTTCTTGATCCAAGGTCTTTCTGCAAGAACTCTCACCACATGAAAGGGGAAGCTCTGATGAGAAAAAGACACCTTGAAATTCTAGGGTATCGTGTTGTTCAG attcCTCACTTCGAGTGGAACTCGATGGAGCTTTCAACGCGTGATGCCTGGAAGGAATATCTgaagaagaaaatatttaaagagcTTTCATCttga
- the klhl41a gene encoding kelch-like protein 41a translates to MDPQGLREDLRLFQTTLLQDGLKELLNENKLIDCVVKVGDRSIPCHRLILAACSPYFREIFFSEDGKEMDQKEVILENLDPGILEAIINYMYSAEIDINDNNVQDILAVSNRFQIPSVFTVCVNYLQKRLSKANCLAIYRLGLMLNCVRLAMAARDYIADRFEIISKDDDFIELAPPELFAIIGADVLNVEKEEVVFESLMKWIRKDKEKRAKSLGEAFDCIRFRLLPEKYFKEKVEKDELIKADPELVKKIKVIKEAFAGKLPEKKKGKDDEEGEEGKLPGYLNDSRRHGMYARDMVLMITDTAAVAYDAQENECFLAAMAEQIPRNHVSLMSKKNNLYVLGGLFVDEEDKETPLQCYFYQLDSLSSEWIALPPMPSPRCLFAMGEFENLIFTVAGKDLQSNESHDTVMCYDTEKMKWSEAKKLPLKIHGHCVVSENGLVYCIGGKTDDNKTISKMFAYNHKKSEWKEVASMKTPRSMFGAVIHKGKIIVAGGINEEGLTGTCEAYDFGTNKWSPFTEFPQERSSVNLVSSGGLLYAVGGFAMVENENKECAPTEVIDIWQYQDDKKEWTGMIREMRYAAGASCVSMRLNAAKMPRL, encoded by the exons ATGGATCCCCAGGGTTTGAGGGAAGATCTGCGTCTTTTTCAGACCACTCTGCTACAGGATGGACTCAAAGAGCTTCTGAATGAGAATAAATTGATCGACTGTGTGGTGAAGGTTGGGGACAGAAGCATCCCCTGCCATCGTCTCATTTTGGCAGCCTGTAGTCCTTACTTCAGGGAGATTTTCTTCTCAGAGGACGGCAAAGAAATGGACCAAAAGGAGGTCATTCTGGAGAATCTCGATCCTGGCATTCTGGAGGCGATCATAAACTACATGTACTCAGCTGAGATCGACATCAACGACAATAATGTGCAGGACATTTTGGCGGTTTCTAATCGCTTCCAGATCCCGTCAGTGTTCACAGTTTGTGTGAATTATCTCCAGAAGAGGCTTTCAAAGGCAAACTGCCTCGCCATCTACAGGCTGGGACTGATGCTGAACTGTGTCAGGCTGGCAATGGCGGCTCGAGATTACATTGCAGATCGCTTTGAGATCATTTCGAAGGATGACGATTTCATAGAGCTTGCTCCACCTGAACTCTTTGCCATTATTGGAGCCGATGTGCTGAATGTGGAGAAGGAGGAGGTGGTCTTTGAGTCCCTCATGAAGTGGATCAGGAAAGACAAGGAGAAGCGAGCAAAATCCTTAGGGGAGGCCTTCGACTGCATCCGCTTTCGATTGCTCCCAGAGAAGTACTTCAAGGAGAAGGTGGAGAAGGATGAGCTGATAAAGGCAGACCCTGAACtggtcaaaaaaatcaaagtgataAAAGAGGCCTTTGCAGGGAAGCTACcggagaaaaagaaaggaaaggatgatgaggaaggagaggaggggaagTTGCCTGGCTATCTGAACGATAGCCGCAGACATGGTATGTATGCAAGAGACATGGTGCTGATGATCACTGACACGGCCGCTGTCGCCTACGACGCCCAGGAGAACGAGTGCTTCCTGGCTGCCATGGCAGAGCAGATCCCAAGAAACCATGTCAGCCTGATGTCAAAGAAGAACAACCTGTATGTGCTGGGGGGGCTATTTGTAGATGAAGAGGACAAAGAAACCCCTCTGCAGTGTTACTTCTACCAG TTAGACAGTCTGTCTTCTGAGTGGATCGCTCTGCCTCCCATGCCCTCGCCTCGCTGTTTGTTTGCTATGGGGGAGTTTGAAAACCTCATCTTTACTGTGGCAGGAAAAGATTTACAGTCCAACGAGTCTCATGACACTGTTATGTGCTATGACACAGA GAAAATGAAGTGGTCTGAAGCCAAAAAGTTGCCCCTGAAAATCCACGGCCACTGTGTGGTCTCTGAGAACGGCCTGGTGTACTGCATAGGAGGGAAAACAGATGACAA TAAGACGATCAGCAAGATGTTTGCATACAACCACAAGAAGTCAGAGTGGAAGGAAGTGGCCTCAATGAAAACGCCCAGATCCATGTTTGGTGCAGTGATCCACAAAGGGAAGATAATCGTGGCTGGTGGAATCAATGAAGAAGGACTCACTGGGACATGTGAAGCCTACGACTTTGGAACGAACAA GTGGTCACCATTCACAGAGTTTCCACAGGAGAGGAGTTCAGTGAACCTGGTGAGCAGTGGAGGGCTGCTGTACGCTGTGGGAGGCTTCGCCATGGTggagaatgaaaacaaagagtGTGCACCCACAGAAGTCATTGACATTTGGCA GTATCAAGATGATAAGAAAGAGTGGACAGGTATGATTCGAGAGATGCGTTACGCAGCTGGAGCCTCCTGTGTGTCCATGAGACTGAATGCAGCCAAAATGCCCAGACTGTAA
- the bbs5 gene encoding Bardet-Biedl syndrome 5 protein homolog gives MASVLDALWEDRDVRFDITAQQMKTRPGEVLIDCLDSIEDTKGNNGDRGRLLVTNLRIIWHSLALPRVNLSVGYNSIINITTRTANSKLRGQTEALYILTKSNNTRFEFIFTNVVPGSPRLFTSVIAVHRAYETSKMYRDLKLRAALIQNKQLRLLPREQVYDKINGVWNLSSDQGNLGTFFITNVRIVWHANMNESFNVSIPYLQIWSIRIRDSKFGLALVIESSRQSGGYVLGFKIDPVEKLQDALKEINSLHKVYSANPIFGVDYEMEEKPQPLDELTVEQPPDDVEIEPDEQTDAFTAYFADGNKQQDREPVFSEELGLAVEKLKDGFTLQGLWEVMG, from the exons ATGGCATCTGTCTTGGACGCTCTCTGGGAAGACAGAGACGTAAGATTTGACATAACAGCTCA GCAGATGAAAACTCGCCCAGGAGAAGTATTAATAGACTGTCTGGACTCCATAGAAGACACAAAAGGAAACAACGGAGATCGAG GACGACTGTTAGTAACAAACCTGAGAATCATCTGGCATTCTTTGGCCCTGCCAAGAGTCAATTTGT CTGTTGGTTACAACTCCATTATTAACATTACAACAAGGACAGCTAACTCT AAATTAAGGGGACAAACTGAGGCACTCTACATCTTGACAAAGTCCAACAACACTAGATTTGAGTTCATTTTTACAAACGTGGTTCCAGGAAGTCCCAGGCTCTTTACTTCTGTCATAGCTGTGCACAG GGCCTATGAGACATCTAAAATGTACAGGGATCTGAAACTGCGAGCTGCTCTTATTCAAAATAAACAGTTGAGACTTTTGCCTCGGGAACAAGTGTATGATAAAATCAACGGAGTTTGGAATTTATCCAGTGATCAG ggTAACCTTGGTACCTTCTTTATCACCAATGTTCGGATTGTGTGGCATGCCAATATGAACGAGAGCTTCAATGTCAGCATTCCTTACCTCCAGATT TGGTCCATCAGAATAAGAGACTCAAAGTTCGGCTTGGCTTTGGTGATCGAGAGTTCACGCCAG AGCGGTGGTTATGTGCTGGGTTTTAAGATTGACCCCGTAGAGAAGCTTCAAGATGCACTAAAAGAAATCAACTCATTACATAAGGTATACTCTGCCAACCCCATCTTTGGAGTGGACTATGAAATGGAAGAAAAG CCCCAGCCGTTGGATGAGCTCACAGTGGAACAGCCTCCTGATGATGTGGAAATTGAGCCAGACGAGCAGACTGATGCGTTCACC GCATACTTTGCTGATGGGAATAAG CAACAAGACCGTGAGCCAGTTTTCTCTGAGGAGCTGGGCCTTGCTGTGGAAAAACTGAAGGATGGATTCACTCTGCAAGGACTGTGGGAAGTCATGGGCTGA